In a genomic window of Infirmifilum sp. NZ:
- a CDS encoding ABC transporter ATP-binding protein, giving the protein MSLLNVENLRVYYETDRGYVKAVDNVSFEVREGEVFGIAGESGCGKSTLVQSLVLLKPPLKHISGDALLNGLSLFKSDIKTLEKIRMKEISIIPQYALNALNPTRKVRDIVVDIIRSKGYPLSEREVEELLEQRLSMVMLSKRVKDMYPIELSGGMRQRVSLVISTLLNPKLLIADEITSALDVSTQRRILELLQDFMKTGIVKSLIFVTHDLASLYQIADRIMIMYAGKVVELGPIDEIINNPAHPYTRALISSVPKLGASYKTGRLSGLKGHPPSLLNPPTGCRFHPRCPYAARRCVNEEPPMVKVGEEHYVSCWLYAGGV; this is encoded by the coding sequence GTGAGTCTGCTTAACGTCGAAAACCTGAGAGTCTACTACGAGACCGACAGAGGATATGTTAAGGCAGTGGACAACGTTTCCTTTGAGGTCCGCGAAGGCGAGGTCTTCGGCATAGCCGGAGAAAGCGGATGCGGTAAAAGCACGCTTGTCCAGTCCCTAGTGCTGTTGAAGCCACCGCTTAAACACATCTCTGGGGACGCCTTGCTTAATGGCCTCAGCCTGTTCAAGTCCGATATAAAAACCCTTGAGAAGATAAGGATGAAGGAAATTTCAATTATTCCGCAGTACGCCCTCAATGCGCTGAACCCTACCCGCAAGGTTAGGGACATTGTCGTGGACATTATTAGGAGCAAAGGGTACCCGTTATCCGAGAGGGAGGTTGAGGAGCTACTGGAGCAGAGGCTCTCCATGGTTATGCTGAGCAAGCGGGTGAAAGACATGTACCCGATCGAGCTCTCCGGAGGGATGAGGCAGAGGGTGAGCCTTGTTATTTCGACCCTCCTCAACCCCAAGCTCTTGATCGCCGACGAGATAACCTCTGCTTTAGACGTTTCAACCCAGAGGAGAATCCTCGAGCTACTACAAGACTTCATGAAGACGGGAATCGTGAAGTCGCTGATCTTCGTCACTCACGACCTCGCGTCCCTGTACCAGATCGCTGACAGAATCATGATAATGTACGCGGGGAAGGTTGTCGAACTGGGACCCATTGACGAGATCATAAACAACCCCGCTCACCCCTACACCCGCGCGCTTATCTCCTCAGTACCCAAGCTCGGCGCCTCGTATAAGACTGGGAGGCTGAGCGGGCTCAAAGGGCACCCGCCCAGCCTACTCAACCCGCCTACTGGTTGCCGCTTTCACCCCAGATGCCCCTACGCGGCTAGAAGGTGCGTGAATGAGGAACCCCCCATGGTGAAGGTGGGAGAGGAGCATTACGTGTCCTGCTGGCTGTACGCGGGTGGTGTATAG
- a CDS encoding ABC transporter ATP-binding protein — MSERIVELVNVSKVFRLGFLGRTTIPAVTGLTMWVNKREIYSLVGESGSGKTTVAKMILGFYKPTEGKVLIDGVDVNSLKDSKWLYRKVQGVFQDPYASFNPVRPVDRILRVTAGFFHSNRSEADRLTLIRQTLERVGLSPSDVLGKYPHQLSGGQLQRVAIARALLAEPELIVADEPVSMLDASTRIDVLNIFLDLKDEGISVLLIGHDISLANYVSDRVGVMYRGVLVEEGEATQVFNNPLHPYTQMLVSSVPRIDKKWEKASAFIPEKSEEEVYALKGCKFALRCPFATERCKTEQPKLIEVDGRRVACWRLE; from the coding sequence GTGAGCGAGAGAATCGTGGAATTGGTTAATGTCAGCAAGGTTTTCAGGCTGGGTTTCCTGGGAAGGACGACCATTCCAGCCGTTACAGGTCTAACGATGTGGGTCAACAAGAGAGAAATCTACTCACTGGTTGGGGAGAGTGGTAGCGGCAAGACGACTGTCGCCAAGATGATACTCGGCTTTTACAAGCCCACTGAGGGCAAGGTGCTTATTGACGGTGTTGACGTGAACTCGCTCAAGGATAGTAAGTGGCTTTACCGTAAGGTTCAAGGCGTTTTCCAGGACCCCTACGCGAGCTTCAATCCCGTTCGACCCGTGGACAGGATACTACGTGTAACCGCGGGATTCTTCCACAGTAATAGGAGCGAGGCGGACCGGTTGACGCTTATCCGGCAGACGCTAGAGCGGGTAGGCCTTTCACCGAGCGATGTTCTCGGCAAGTACCCCCACCAGTTAAGCGGCGGACAGTTGCAGAGGGTTGCCATTGCTCGTGCGCTATTAGCTGAACCAGAACTAATAGTCGCTGATGAACCGGTATCAATGCTCGACGCCTCAACTAGGATTGACGTCCTGAACATCTTCCTAGATCTCAAGGATGAGGGCATCTCAGTTCTCCTTATCGGCCACGATATTTCGCTCGCCAACTACGTCAGCGACAGGGTTGGCGTCATGTACCGAGGTGTTCTAGTTGAGGAGGGAGAGGCTACTCAAGTGTTCAACAATCCACTGCACCCATATACGCAGATGCTTGTCTCCTCTGTCCCAAGGATAGACAAAAAGTGGGAAAAGGCCTCAGCCTTCATCCCGGAGAAGAGCGAGGAGGAAGTCTACGCGCTAAAGGGTTGCAAGTTCGCCCTCAGGTGTCCCTTCGCCACCGAGAGGTGCAAAACCGAGCAGCCCAAGCTGATTGAGGTTGACGGTAGGAGAGTCGCCTGCTGGAGGCTTGAGTAG
- a CDS encoding glycoside hydrolase family 5 protein, producing the protein MSAKKAILLFAIALAFTTAVYFLVFHVGREKAPRESTKQINYQNATTTPGAGGEGKEAGPPGQPPGPSNATGSVSPSAGAASAASVSVNYVVREGEIYEVNVTTGASRRLRLFGVNWFGFETRSYVVHGLWARNWEDMLRQIKSLGFNAVRLPFCTYAVENRTFPTSINYNLNPDLRGLTSVEIMEKIVAKANELGIYVLLDYHRLGCDNIEPLWYSDQVTEEKFIETWLSVARRFSKYPNVIGADIRNEPWGATWCTGDPATDWRLAVEKVGSKILEVAPHWLIFVEGTYKSKPEIDSKALYPYSLFWGENLRAVRECPVRLPPEKVVYTAHVYGPDVAKQPYFDDPAFPENMPAIWMQNFGYVKLNLSLPLVIGEFGGRYGHGGDPRDKAWQDKFVDWLIQNRICDFFYWSWNPNSGDTGGLLQDDWTSIWADKYQNLQRLMQACKP; encoded by the coding sequence ATGAGTGCGAAAAAAGCTATCTTGTTGTTTGCAATCGCGCTGGCCTTTACAACTGCTGTCTATTTCCTCGTCTTTCATGTCGGCCGCGAGAAGGCCCCTCGGGAAAGCACAAAGCAAATCAACTACCAGAACGCGACAACAACCCCTGGGGCAGGTGGAGAGGGTAAAGAAGCCGGGCCGCCAGGACAACCACCCGGCCCGTCAAACGCCACCGGGAGCGTGTCCCCCTCCGCCGGGGCTGCTTCAGCCGCCTCGGTGAGCGTAAACTACGTGGTTCGGGAAGGCGAGATATACGAGGTGAACGTGACCACCGGCGCGTCTAGGAGGTTGCGGTTATTCGGGGTCAACTGGTTCGGCTTCGAGACTAGGAGCTACGTGGTTCACGGATTGTGGGCTCGAAACTGGGAGGACATGCTCAGGCAGATAAAGAGCCTCGGCTTCAACGCCGTACGCCTCCCATTCTGCACCTACGCTGTTGAAAACCGCACTTTCCCGACGAGCATAAACTACAACCTGAACCCGGACCTCAGAGGGCTCACGTCCGTCGAGATCATGGAGAAGATCGTGGCCAAGGCGAACGAGCTCGGAATCTACGTTCTCCTAGACTACCACAGGCTAGGCTGCGACAACATCGAGCCCCTCTGGTACTCTGACCAGGTCACCGAGGAGAAATTCATCGAAACGTGGCTGAGCGTCGCGAGGAGGTTCTCCAAGTACCCCAACGTCATCGGGGCAGACATCAGGAACGAGCCCTGGGGGGCAACCTGGTGCACCGGCGACCCGGCGACGGACTGGCGCCTCGCCGTGGAGAAGGTGGGGTCGAAGATCCTCGAGGTAGCACCCCACTGGCTCATATTCGTCGAGGGAACCTACAAGTCGAAGCCCGAGATCGACTCGAAGGCCCTGTATCCATACTCGCTTTTCTGGGGCGAGAACCTGCGAGCCGTCAGGGAGTGTCCCGTCCGGTTACCCCCAGAGAAGGTCGTGTACACGGCCCACGTCTACGGCCCCGACGTCGCCAAGCAACCGTACTTCGACGACCCAGCCTTCCCGGAGAACATGCCTGCCATTTGGATGCAGAACTTCGGCTACGTTAAGCTGAACCTCAGCCTCCCACTCGTCATAGGGGAGTTCGGCGGAAGGTACGGGCACGGGGGAGACCCAAGGGACAAGGCGTGGCAGGACAAGTTCGTGGACTGGCTCATTCAGAACCGGATATGCGACTTCTTCTACTGGAGCTGGAACCCCAACAGCGGCGACACCGGTGGGCTACTCCAGGACGACTGGACGAGCATCTGGGCCGACAAGTACCAAAACCTGCAGAGACTGATGCAAGCCTGTAAACCTTAG
- a CDS encoding DEAD/DEAH box helicase, producing the protein MELIWDRGTILLDETPPPEALKFFRLDQRVGKYRALAIHYSAVRRVLEEKGVVFEDRVLRPACREVKAKVKPELRHYQRQALEAWLHAKRGVVVMPTGAGKTFVAIAAIAEVSEPAMVVVPTVELVEQWRRRLSRYFPGAVGAWYGQEKEENCVLVTTYDSAYISVEQLGPKYPLLVFDEVHHLPSESYRQIAELSPAPYRLGLTATPERADNLHLLLDELVGPVVYEMSVSEASGRYLAEFEVELVKVRLSEEEEAEYRRLEKVYLDYVRGKGLRFRSPAEFRKLVVLSGRDPRARRALEAWVKMRSILFNSESKVQVVGEILSKHRDGRILIFTEYTSLARAVSERYLIPLITHDTSGDERRRVLEGFRSGVFKAIVTGKVLDEGIDVPDVNVVVILGGTSSRRQFVQRVGRALRLKPEKAKIYEVVTASTREVAASRRRRRGL; encoded by the coding sequence GTGGAGCTCATCTGGGACAGAGGCACTATACTCCTCGACGAGACGCCGCCCCCGGAAGCCCTGAAGTTCTTCAGGCTCGACCAGAGGGTGGGGAAGTACAGGGCCCTCGCGATCCACTACTCCGCCGTCAGGAGGGTGCTCGAGGAGAAGGGGGTTGTCTTCGAGGACCGCGTGCTGCGGCCCGCCTGCAGGGAAGTGAAGGCGAAGGTGAAGCCCGAGCTGAGGCACTACCAGCGTCAGGCCCTGGAGGCGTGGCTCCACGCTAAGCGGGGCGTCGTGGTCATGCCCACCGGCGCGGGGAAAACCTTCGTCGCGATCGCCGCTATAGCTGAGGTCTCGGAGCCGGCCATGGTGGTGGTCCCCACGGTGGAGCTGGTGGAGCAGTGGCGGAGGAGGCTCAGCAGGTACTTCCCCGGGGCTGTGGGCGCCTGGTACGGCCAGGAGAAGGAGGAGAACTGCGTCCTCGTCACCACCTACGACTCGGCCTACATCTCCGTCGAGCAGCTGGGGCCGAAGTACCCGCTACTCGTCTTCGATGAGGTCCACCACCTCCCATCGGAGTCCTACAGGCAGATAGCGGAGCTCTCGCCTGCTCCCTATAGGCTCGGGCTCACCGCGACCCCGGAGCGAGCCGACAACCTCCACCTCCTCCTGGACGAGCTGGTGGGCCCAGTGGTGTACGAGATGAGCGTCTCCGAGGCCTCCGGCAGGTACCTAGCGGAGTTCGAGGTCGAGCTCGTGAAGGTGAGGCTAAGCGAGGAGGAGGAAGCAGAGTACCGGCGGCTCGAGAAAGTCTACCTTGACTACGTGAGGGGGAAGGGGCTCAGGTTCAGGAGCCCCGCAGAATTCCGGAAGCTCGTGGTGCTGAGCGGGCGCGACCCCAGGGCGAGGAGGGCACTGGAGGCGTGGGTGAAGATGAGGAGTATTCTCTTCAACTCGGAGAGTAAGGTCCAGGTGGTGGGGGAGATCCTCTCCAAGCACCGCGACGGCAGGATCCTCATCTTCACCGAGTACACCTCGCTGGCCAGGGCCGTCTCAGAGAGGTACCTGATCCCCCTGATAACCCACGATACTAGCGGCGACGAGAGGAGGAGGGTGCTCGAGGGCTTCAGGTCGGGGGTGTTCAAGGCTATCGTAACAGGCAAGGTCCTCGACGAGGGGATCGACGTGCCGGACGTGAACGTCGTGGTGATACTCGGGGGCACCTCTTCGAGGAGGCAGTTCGTCCAGCGGGTTGGCCGAGCTCTCAGGCTCAAGCCGGAGAAAGCCAAGATCTACGAGGTCGTGACCGCTAGCACGCGGGAGGTCGCCGCCTCGAGGAGGAGGCGGAGGGGGCTGTAG